In the genome of Lactuca sativa cultivar Salinas chromosome 3, Lsat_Salinas_v11, whole genome shotgun sequence, the window ATTGTTGAAAGCCAATGATTATGtacattataaaaataaattcttTATGTTCTACCAAAACTTATATGGATGTATctattataaatgtttttaaagtaataaaaataaattattatcttattacatttgtcagtttcatttttccttttcgttttttatCGTAAggtaaaagtaaaataaataaaatattaatattttcattaaaaaatataagCAGTAAAAAATATACCTCAAGTATaactaggggtgttcacggtccggttttttcggtttttagGTCAAACCGGAGCCAAACCGTTACTAACGGTTTTTGTCAAGCAAAAACCAAAGTCGAACCATTGAAAATTTAAAACCGAACCAAACCAAACCGTTACTAACGGTTTGGCTCCGGTTTGGTTTCACGGTTTGGGCTTTTTAGGCCCATTTTAGTCGAGTCCATTAAGCtaatttagtaaaaaaaaaaaaactgcattatTACATGCATTAAAACAGTAAAAATTCTACATAATATTAAAGCTACAATAGTAGAggtattaaaataataaaaaaattgcaCTATTAAAGGTATtaaaacagttaaataaaaaaacTGCACCATTTAAGATATTAAAACATTCAAAATTCTGCCTAATTtagtaaaaaaaaatgtattgtTTGTTGAAAATACTGCAATAGGGAAATTgtcaaaaacaacaagaaaacaCTAaaaaagttgtccaaaacagCAAATAAAAAACAGTAAATGAAAATATCAAATATTGTTCCATTACATCAAATATTAGACTAATACACACATCCTACTAAGCTGTCCAAAACCGCAAAACTGTTATCCAAAAAGCATTATCAGCAAGATCACTTTCAAAATGCTATCCACTTCCAAAATTCTATCCAATTCATAAGCTTTTGCTGTCCAAAAAAGTCAATATTAAAACATCACACCAAAAATTCAATATAAAACCAAGAAAAGAAATGTACCTTTCATTCGATATTGTCGGTGCAAATATTAAGTTTGCTTGCAAAATCTAAAATACAAGTTATATTTTGTTAGAATTTAGAAATAATAAGTTGAAGAAAATATATaacttttgaaaatttaaaacttaccattTTCAATTTCATCAAGGTCTTCAATTTCTTTCAACACATCTTCATAACCAACTTTTGCATTTTTGTTAAACACACCCCGAATCCAATTTTGTGTGCATATAAGCGCTTGCACTGTTTTAGGAGAAAGACTACTCCTAAATGAATCCAAAACTCTACCCCCAGTGCTAAATGCGGATTCCGACGCAACTGTGGAAACTGGAACAGCCAAGACATCCCGTGCAatttttcctaaaatcttatatTTTGCTCCATTTGTCTTCCACCAATCCAACAAGTCAAATGACTCATAGCTTGGCTCTTGGTTATCTGACAAATATCTTTCAAGTTCACTCACTTCTCCTGTTTTTTCATCTTCCAAATGTGCCTTATATTTTAGCATACGCTTCTCTTGTATGCTAAGATTCTCATTAACTTTTCTTTTGTTATGATTCTTGTTTGAAGAAGAACTTCTGGCATGCATAGGATCTTTTTCCAAATAAAAGTCATAAAGTCGAGTCAAAGTGGCTTTTAACTTCTTTTTCAAGTCACATGCAATATCACCAATAAGGTACATTTCTTCCAAACTCCAATTGACATATTTTAACTTGTATCGAGGATCAAGAACAACTGCTACATACAATAAAGGATTCATCTTTTCAGCATTTCCCCAATATTTATCATACTTTGCCTTCATATTCATAGCCATCGAACTCACCCGCCAATCATCACTTTTAATGCATTCATCAATATGGCTATGCAATGAACACATATCATGAAAGTAAGCACTCGAAGTTACATATAAAGACCCCGAAAACCGATTTGTCACTTCATAAAAAACCTTAAGAAAAACCATAAATGCTTGTGCAACATCCCAATCAATATCACTAGGTGGCCCCACTCTAGTGACATCATACTTTTTCTTTGCATCTACTTCATTCAACAAGCTACTAGGACCCACATTAAAAAACCTTGCATAGTGTGCATCTTCTTCCAACCTATTAAACGCTTTTCTATACTTCAAAGCTGACTCCAACATCAAGTAAGTTGAATTCCACCTAGTGGAAACATCTAAACATACAGTTCCAGTAACATTTAACTTTTCTATCTTCACACATTCCTTGAACTTAGCCAACCTTCAAGGTGAGGATCTAACATACCTCACAACATTTCTAATAACTTGAATTGGAGGATCATAATCTTTTAACCCATCACACACAATCAAGTTTAACACATGAGCACAACAACGCATATACAAGTATTGAGCATCTGAAATCGCATGTCCCCaattttgtattttcttttttagAAAGGAAATAGCTGTATCATTAGAGCTCGCATTATCCACGGTGATTGTAAAAGCCTTCTCAATACCCCATGTAATTAGACAACTCTCAACCATTTTACCAATTGTGTCACCCTTATGATTCGAAATaacttcaaaattcaaaatcCTTTTTTGCAAATTCCATTCTCCATCAATGTAATGGACTGTTAAAACCATATAATTGATGTTTTGACATGAAGTCCATGCATCAGTTGTAAGACAAACGGATTGTGAAGATTTTCGTAAAAGCTCTTTCAACTTATTCTTTTCATCCACATATAATGATAAGATATCTCTAGCAATTGTAATCCGACTCGGTAACTCTAGCTCGGGTCGAACTACACTACAAAAATAACGAAAACCTTCTTTTTCAACAAAGCTAAATGGTAGTTCATCAATAATAATCATTTTAGCAAGAGCTTGTTTACCCAATTCCTTTGTAAAACGACCGCATTGTAACTTTCCATCCGTACCCTTTCCAACAAAATTTatagttgtttgttttttatctACTTGACATTTAAGTGGATCAAACTTGCATAACTTTCTCAAATGGTTTAACATAGCACTAGTACCATTCTGACTTGGTTCATAAACATAGCTTTTTTTGTAGTGAATACATGCAGTGCGTGCTCCTTCAGGTGGAACTGGATCTGGTTTGTTGAAGTGTTTCCAAACAATAGACTGTTTTCGTCCCCTTCCTTGGTTCTTATCAGTAGCACCTCCATTTTGCTCCACATGAACATCATCATCTACATCAATCTCTTCCATATCATCATCAGCATCAATGATGTTAACAGGTTCACTACTTGGAATATTTATGTTATCTTTATCCATGTAAGGACTTGAAAGAAAAAAGTGCAAGCAAAATTCAGAATTGTGGACTCACTGAAATCAGATTAAGAGATGATGAGTTTTAGAAGTTAGCAACAGGTTTAGAAACAAATAAAAAATCAACAGGTTTCGTCCTATATTTGCTTctgttaaaaaaaatcaaacgcACATATAAGGACCTGAAAGAAAAGATTAAGAGATGATGAGTCTTAACAGTTAGCAACAGGTTttagaaagaaataaaaaatcaaatGGTTTCATCCGATGTTTGCTActgttaaaaaaaatcaaacgcACTATCAGAGCTAGAATCGCCAAACGGACCTTATCGGAGCAACAATCGGAGTTGCAAGGGAGGCCTGTAGTCGGAGCCAAGCAGTTAGCAACTACTTTATACTTTTGTTTCGTCCGATCTTGGCTTctgttaaaaaaaatcaaatgcaCAATGATAGGAGAGATGATGGATGGATAGAAATCAGGTGTAGATGGATGATAAATAAATCACTTCAGTTGATTAAGAACACAACATACCTTATCGGAGTAACAATCCAGCCAAGTAGCCAACACCCAACGATAGAGAAACGAGAGGTAGAATCGGAGTTGCTGCAGGGTAGGTGACGAGCTGTTGGCCTGCAAGTCGGAGCCTCGGAGGGAAAACGAGTGGTGCACTAGTGTGGCAACTGGAAAGTGGAAACCGAGTATGCGTATTTGGCTCTTTGCGATTTGCAATTACTCGATTAGTCGATTAGGGCAAGTTGAATCAGTGAATCACCTTTGAACGATTGTTTGGGGCTGGAGCCTGGAGGTGGACTACTGACCCAGTTCAATATTGGGCTGTAATAATTCAATATAATGTGggtttttaaatttattatttatatataaaaattaatatataatacaataaaaattaattatatataaaaaaaataattagtatatatacaaatcctacggtccggtccggtttttataCGGATTGAAATCTTAAAAACCGTAAGCCAAACCGTTCAATacggtttgaaaagttcaaaaccgCAAGTCAAATCGTAAAGAAAAATACAAACCATAAAACCAAACCGATGACCGGTTTGGCCGGTTTCACGGTTTCAAACCGGACCATGAACACCCCTAAGTATAACACTCCTTCTACCCTAAACTACTCTTACCATATTTTTTAAGACTGGTCGTAATATATAACAATTACAATAGTTTTGAAATTCAAATTACCATTATATTTGGACCGTTCATTCTCttccaatattttataactttaaggacaaaaataaaaatacaatataaaaatatgatagttttttaaaaaattaatatgaaaagttttcaaataaatattttttaattaagcaaaaaaataataattgtttaaaataatgTAAAATTAAAGAAtagattatattatattaaaaaaatatggttatttataataataataacaataataataacatataaaatacaaaatattcaaataaattatttataaattagttaaaatacctatagtttaaaataattttaaatcaaaaacttaATTCAATTTGATTCAAACACAATTTTTTATATCTTTCTTATCGTatacttataattattataatatttgttaaaacttagcataaaaattattattttagtgATAAATGtttataatattgtttttataacatataattgttaatatttatattacatTATTGGGCACTACTCAAAATGTTAAAACTCCCACTACAACTCAATAGTCCTTTTAATTTGAATGTAATTATGATTACAAATTTAATGTATTTAGCCATGCTTTTATATTTTCTACTACATTTAAAAGTTTTTTAAATTATGGTTATTAATGTGTAAtgtctttttatttttcatttatttattatacacattgtatttatatttatattagtaGTATATAAGTAAGTTTTGATTAAAAAATCATATGTTCGAAAAGATTTGTAATTCAAAATGAAagagttgaaaaaaaaattattgcatCAATGGTTATTTCAACACGAGTTTTTTATAACAATGTTTTTATGTATCAAATGCATGTTGATGTTTAAATATTCATTTTGAATGAATTATAAGTGtttaataagttttttttttatgaaaatgttaTAGTAGATGTTGtagtgttttttttattaaaagctaTAATGTTTTTCCatactatttgttatttgttttatatacaaaTCGGCATATGTTTGATATATAACTTCCACAACGTAAACATTCTATGAGATCATCAAAAGCTGTAGTATTTATTTTTTCCTACTACTTTGTATTTGTTATAGATAGAAATcaatatatgtttgatatataatttacacaacatAAAACGATCTATAAAATTATGAATTAATAGAGGAAATAACAAATGATATAAATGTATTACAATTAATcaaactaatatgttaactatataCTTTATTTTGCAACTGAAATTGatttttcatatataaatattaaatcacaatttattaaatattattattttaattaaataattgggtaaattacacaaatggtccctatggtttggggtaatatgtacgtttggtctctaacaactttttttaactcggataaACCCTATATTATGTTTTTATTACGTCTTTAGTCCCTTATCCACTTGAATTGACTATATTGCCCTTAATGATATttgtttttatctatttattattaTCTATTACTTATAATTAAAAAATGGTAATTAACTTTGTGGGTTCCACACAACCTCATATCCTTTCCTTTGACTTTTCTCTCCCTTCCCGACTTTTCTCTCCAATCAAACCCTAACTCAcgtttctctctctatctctccttACTCTCTTCAATCGACGGCAAATATCCGTTACCGCCACCCACTTGCCGCCAGTACTACAACCTGTAAGAAGGTCATCAGCCATACCGTCATCGCCAGTACCACAACCTGGAAGAAGGTCGTCATCCCAAATGAAAACCCCATCGAAGAAAATCAATTTTCTTGTCTTGATCTTTCTATTTCGATTTCTACTTGCTCGAATTGGAGATCTATGGTGTGGTTGGATGGACATTTTGATTCTGCTTTGTTTCAAATTTCTATATTTTCGGATTAAGTTCTGTTTTAGATTTCTAGATCGTCGATGAAGATGGAGGGGGTGGATCTAGGCATCTCTTTTCTCTATTTCATCCCTTTCTTACTAGATTTCTATATTTTCGGATCTGATGTCGCCTTGTTCCCTTAACATATCGGTGTTCTTACCAGATTGAACCAACAATTAAAGCCATTGAAGTTGCAGGTTTGTCGCTAGATACTACTTCTTCTCCCTCTCGTACCTATCGTAGCCACCATCGTGTTAGTTCAAATGTTTGAAGTCAAGATTATGTATGTGGATTCGAATACCGTAAGTTCAGtcctgtttttttatttattgaagTTGATGCTTGAAATCAAGATTTGATGCAAGTGTGTTATGAATCATGTGGCAGTGTGGTTACAGTGAAAATCAAATGGTTGAAATCAAGATTACGTATGTGACTTTAGGTGGTTGAAGACGAGAAGAAAAGGGGATGAAGAGGAGACAAACCAGGTGGTAGTATGGTTATGGTGCAAATCAGAGTTTAGGGTATGAAAGGGAAAAGAACATGGTGAGGATGAAGATGCAAACTACAATTGGTTAGAGCAGATCGGTACCCTTTCGGTGACCCCCTTGATAAATCAATATTGTTTCAAGATAAAGGATTCGAAGATAATGTAAGAAGGGAAATAGAGGTCGAAAGGCGGCAGCTGCAGAGCGAGGGTGCAGCAAAAAGGTGGTCACTGGAGGGGAGGATTAGGAGTCACCGGAAACTGGAGAGGGAAGTCGAAGGCAGACTTGATCTGAAGATGAAGTTTAGCATGTATttagtgtagagagagaaagattatgtttgatatttttatttttatttattttaataaactattaaaaattaaaatatatatataaggttataaTTGTCATTTTAAGTCGATCAGGGACCAAATTCGAAACAAAAACAAATCGTAAGGACCAGTTAAAAAAAACTGTTAGGGACCAACCGTGCACATGGAACCATGTGTAATTTACCCTAAATAATTATATTCCGCAGTATTCGACTAGTTATACATATACGTTGATTGAGATTCCTATCGTTACTTTACTAAACGTAACATAAAAACCGAACCAAAGGAAAACCACGCGTCGCAATACTACAAACCCGCAAAATATTTTGTATTATTTTCACCAACAGAAACAGGATTCGAACAGACTCATCGTGCTTTTGTCTCGTCACCTTTGGCTCGCCATTGATTCACCTTTACAGCCGGTGTATAGGAAAAGGCCAGGTACCTTCTTTTTCGATTTAAGATTTCTTCGCCGAATTTAGCTTAAAGGATGTACTTATGAATATTGCTTCAATTTTCATTGTTCACGGTTTTAATCTGTTCATAATTAGCTTTTGTACTTCACAGTTTGATGTCAGTAAACCTGTCTGTCAAACCTATGTGAAATTTTGCAAACCAAATCACGTATGCTTTGATGTCTTGTTGATTCCGTAGTTGACGTCACGAATTCGCGTCTGTATGTCGTATTATTTCTTCACATCTTTGCGATCGCACAATTGTTAACAAATTTATTGGCTTCGAGGGATTTCTGGATCTTAAAATTGTGATCGGTTCCTTTTGAAGCTTTTGGCGTTAAAGAGGAAAGATGTTGGGGATTATAAAACAAAAAGTCGGTGCCAGAGGTTTATCGGCTCCGGTAAACAAAACTCCAACATGCGTTTTGTAATATGAAAGTCCTGCGAGTGTTTGATAACATTTCCATAGCTCTGTTAACTTCTTATCCGTACTTTCAGGTATTTGGGGATTACATGCAGAGATTAAGCCCTATCGCATCAGCCATGAGACATTTCTCGTCTGCAACCAAAGATGTAATATGGATTCTTCTGATTTTACATATCAATCATATTGAACCAAAATGGGATTTAAACACTAATAGACCTTTGCATAGTGCTGAAATTAGGTTTTAGAGAAACTGGTATATATAGATTTAACTTCATATTGTTACAGATGACAGTAAGAGATGCTCTGAACTCTGCTCTTGATGAGGAAATGGCTGCTGATTCCAGTGTCTTTATCATGGGTGAAGAGGTAACTAGCTAGTACTGTGTTTATCATTATATATACAGAGAGTCTTTTGCCATAAGCCTCGTCTTCTTTGTGATGTGCAGGTTGGAGAATACCAGGGTGCATACAAGGTTAGAATTTCAAAAGCATTCCCACTTGATCTATcaagtttgtgtgtgtgttttggtctCATAATATTGGATTTGTTTATGCTTAGATAGATTACAAAAGGATTGTTACACAAGTATGGGCCTGAGAGAGTTGTTGACACCCCTATCACAGAGGTtaattaattagttattcttCTTCCTTTCATTTTGATCAATCTGTTGTTATCTTCTGTACATacataaaataaaagttaaaacaaGTTCATAAAACATAGTTTCCCATGTATATATTCAGGCTGGGTTCACAGGCCTTGCTGTTGGTGCTGCATATCATGGTTTGAAGCCTGTTATAGAGTTCATGACATTCAATTTCTCCATGCAGGTTACAATTTAGATCCCTCATTATATTCTTCCTGTTGAGTGTTGAATTGAAAGTTGTAATCTGATCAATCTTTAAACTTTTTGCAGgcaattgatcatatcatcaaCTCTGCAGCAAAGTCAAACTACATGTCTGCTGGTCAAATTAATGTGCCCATTGTTTTTAGAGGTCCAAATGGCGCTGCTGCTGGTGTTGGTGCCCAACATTCTCAAGTAAGATTCTTCTACTTCCTCTATCTCTTTTctgttgttttttttataaagcaATTAAGAATTTTACAAGACAATGTAAATTAAATGCAGTGTTATGGTGCATGGTATGGTGCAGTTCCTGGTTTAAAAGTTATTGTACCATACTCCTCTGAAGATGCACGTGGACTTTTAAAAGCTGCAATTAGAGACCCTGATCCTGTTGTTTTCCTTGAAAACGAAATATTGTGAGTAAagggtgttttttttttctttatattttataattattgaCATTTTTGGTATATTCTATAGATATGGTGAGTCCTTCCCAGTTTCTGCTGAAGTCCTTGATCCAAACTTCTGCCTTCCGATAGGAAAAGCCAAGGTGATTGATAGAGATAGTATTTAAATTTCCACCATTCTATTTAATTTCCATTAGttacctctttttttttttttgatagatTGAAAGAGAAGGGAAAGATGTTACAATCACAGCTTACTCTAAGATGGTGGGCTTTGCTTTAAAGGTATGTCTCATCTCAGTCGGGACGCGTGTTATTTGTCTTgagattattttaattattttttaaaaaaatatattattaggcTGCTGAAATACTTGAAAAAGATGGAATAAATGCGGAGGTAATAAATCTGAGGTGTATAAGGCCTCTTGATAGAGATACAATCAATGACTCAGTCAGGAAAACCAACAGGCTTGTTACTGTTGAGGAAGGGTTTCGTCAACATGGTGTTGGTGCTGAAATATGGTATTAGTTGATTAATAAGCTAGTTAAAAAAatgattatttattattattattatataattgcTTATTTTGTTTGTGTAGTGCAATGGTTGTTGAGGATAGCTTTGGTTATCTTGATGCACCTGTGGAGAGGATTGCTGGGGCTGATGTTCCAACGCCTTATGCTGCTAATCTTGAGAGATTGGCTTTTCCTCAGGTCACATTTTTATTCATtcattcgtgtgtgtgtgtgtgtgtgtgtgtatatatatatatatatatatatatatatatatatatatatatatatatatatatatatatggttgtaGAGTTGAGTGAGGGAGGAATTAATGATTATGTTGGTTTTAAATGGTTGAATGTGCAGATTGAGGATATTGTTCGTGCAACTAAGAGAGCTTGTTACAGATCTGCTTAATTCAAGATTCACAAGAGTGAATTTGGTTGGTTGCATTAGTTTAGATTTACAAGAGTGAGTTTTGTTACATATCTGCTTAATTGTTACAGAGCTTGTTATGATACATGAATACACGATTACATCCTGATTTTGATCAAAATAAAGTTGTTATAACCCGTGTATTACACTGTtaacaaattaaaataatataaataatagaaAAGCATAGTTGTCTTGTGAAAGTAATACTTTTTGCATCCATGATTAttacactttaatttttgttTAAATGCACAAATGAGAcaaattgaaagtacattgattgaAAGAATAAACATAACTTATTGTACTTTGAAAGTTGATTGGTATAATCTCGatgaattttgtttattttacaaacaaacaaccatacaaatacacatacacTAAGATACCTTTTGGTTTgtaaaaaaatagaaattatGGCTTACAAAACTACATTGAATTCGGAATTGAAGAATTAATTGATTAAAATCAAAGAACATATATGACATTTTAATAAGTTATTgaaatattttttcaaaaaaaatagtaaaagcaACCACTTAGTTAAGTtgtgaaataattttttttttctttcaaaaagtagcaacttatttttcttttatatcAAAAAATAGTAAGAGGAGCTGTTCATGtcaattatagcaatgtacttttagaGTGCATTATTATTATAGGGTTATACCAAGACAATTAGATTCCCATTTATTAAAAATAGACATAGCACCATTGTTTTATCAGACATTAAGGTAATAGGTAATGTAAGAAACATCTTTATATGAAAATGGATTGCAAAGTTCATGATCAAAGAAAGTTTGACATTCGGCAACTTTGAAAACTCACTAGTTGGAcgacgctcttggcctctttcaACCAAACTATTGTAATGGAAACCATTCTACACTTAAACGAAATGCAATAATAATGTGGGTTATgaggaaaaaaaattaatgattttAGGTTTCTACAATATGGAGTAATTTACCAAGTGATATTTGGTTCCCCCCACATGATTCACTGAATGTGTGTCTTGTCGTTATGACTAAAGCTACAAACTTGGCTAATGATGGTTGCGTTTGAATTGTTTAGTTACCTCACACCGATTACAATTATATAGAATTATAGCTCACGTAATAACcatttttaaattacaaaaaatatactattgttttctatttttaaatTAATGCATTTCTTCATACTTGGTGTATTGCGCACATTATAAATTTGGTCGTTCAGGTCAGATTCAGTTTATTGAATCTATAAAAACAAAGCTTTGAAGTAtgttaaaatcgatttttttattACAAAGTTAGGTATAATAACTATATAAAGTTTTGGAGGGATAGGGGCATTATCTAGTGGCATCGATactaataataacaatacaacTAGATTTTATAATACTTTACGAAATAAAGGTAGTAAACCAGCACACATGTCACTTGATAGAATTCAACTCTTTTTATGATATATGTGGTAGAGgcaaagtttaagggtccaataTATGTATCATGTATGTATAGAGCAACATTTCCAATTACTGAAAATGATTAAACCAGTTTCAATTCATCCATCCCCAACTATACAAAGAAAGAAGCACTTATCTGATTTAACAGGTAGTTAGCAAGTAGATGATTCTTCTATTTTGGAGCCAGCCTTTCAAGTGCCATGTCTTCATCACCACCTACAGCTTGCAATGTTGTCTTTACTAAAGCTTCTGGGAACCCCATTTCAACAAGCTTCTGAACCTGTATCCaacaacttttctgatgaatACTATTTCATTTCTCAAACTATATTTGAACATACATGCATACCTTCACATTGAAATCAGCAGATGAACCCTTGGCAAACTCCTCAGTCCAACGCTTAGCTGTAGCAACAAATCTAGCATGATCATTGAGAACCTGCATTTGAAGAAAGTTAAACAACATGTATGatgaaaaattgaaattttgaaaaggaaaaggaaaaagagGAATCAGTAGAAACCTGTTGAGCAACAACAGCATCTTGGGGATCATTGGGTTCTGGGACTGATAACAGAGCTTGTAAGGAAAGCAGAGCAGTTTTGAGGTTTAGAGCTGGACTCCAGTTGTTCTGTAGGATATCAAGACAGATAGCTCCTGTTTGGCTACTGATGTTTGGATGCCTAGGAATTAAAAATGGTTTACATCTTTAGAATGTATGTTAACTTGTGGAAAATGGTTAATAAGTTTTATTGTTCTTACCAAACTTTAGTAGTAAACTTCATTACAGGAGGTGCAAAGGGATAGCCATCTGCAAAATATCAAGGAAAATGAAAGCAGTGCTTACAGTTAGTGAACATTTATGAGAACTGTAGAAAAACAAGTTTTATGATTAAATAACTTGAAGATCACTATCAATGAAACTGTAAGAAAAATATCACAAAGTTAATCAAATCGCTGATGTGACAGTAATGAATAATTACACGTTAATCAAATCTAGAAACACACAATGTAAGATGTGGTTGGGGTTAGGGTTAGATCCATTGTAAGAAGTTATAGAAACAATTAGCTTCAAACGACGCAACCTTCAAATCTTAAAACATACAGC includes:
- the LOC111912324 gene encoding pyruvate dehydrogenase E1 component subunit beta-1, mitochondrial — protein: MLGIIKQKVGARGLSAPVFGDYMQRLSPIASAMRHFSSATKDMTVRDALNSALDEEMAADSSVFIMGEEVGEYQGAYKITKGLLHKYGPERVVDTPITEAGFTGLAVGAAYHGLKPVIEFMTFNFSMQAIDHIINSAAKSNYMSAGQINVPIVFRGPNGAAAGVGAQHSQCYGAWYGAVPGLKVIVPYSSEDARGLLKAAIRDPDPVVFLENEILYGESFPVSAEVLDPNFCLPIGKAKIEREGKDVTITAYSKMVGFALKAAEILEKDGINAEVINLRCIRPLDRDTINDSVRKTNRLVTVEEGFRQHGVGAEICAMVVEDSFGYLDAPVERIAGADVPTPYAANLERLAFPQIEDIVRATKRACYRSA
- the LOC111912301 gene encoding ubiquitin-conjugating enzyme E2 27; amino-acid sequence: MSNASRVYREVMNLRKDQSIVGMSLLPDEKNIRHLTAIIPGPVSSPYEGGMFHVDITLPDGYPFAPPVMKFTTKVWHPNISSQTGAICLDILQNNWSPALNLKTALLSLQALLSVPEPNDPQDAVVAQQVLNDHARFVATAKRWTEEFAKGSSADFNVKVQKLVEMGFPEALVKTTLQAVGGDEDMALERLAPK